The following are encoded together in the Synchiropus splendidus isolate RoL2022-P1 chromosome 7, RoL_Sspl_1.0, whole genome shotgun sequence genome:
- the LOC128762135 gene encoding membrane-associated phosphatidylinositol transfer protein 2-like isoform X7 translates to MLIKEYRIPMPMSVEEYRIAQLYMIQKKSREESCGEGSGVEILENKPYSDGPGGIGQYTHKVYHIGMHIPSWFRSILPKAALRVEEESWNAYPYTRTRYTCPFVEKFSIDIETYYKPDTGSQADVFNLSAADKRQRTIDPIDIVTDPIPPHEYKLEEDPRIYKSAKTQRGPLLDNWIEDYNNNPGKTPIMCAYKLCKVEFRYWGMQSKIERFIHDVGLRKVMVRAHRQAWCWQDEWYGLTMEDIRQLELETQLTLAKKMAQFSQAEEATEANGGTPSPDKEQEAKEAISSIEAEEVVVRSPGETLQPRGVLTKQWSTSSRSSRSSKRGASPSRHSLSEWRMQSIARDSEDSSDEEFFDAHEDLSEGEEIFPKEIAKWNSNDLMDKIEAADAEEAPGGLFKEMTVDYERAATEDRLDEMRGTVRDQANSSPIPTITVTRHQSEASSQQCLQPSKIHVLILVLHGGRILDTGGGDQSSKQADVNTISTAFDTVMRVHYPAALGRIAIRLVPCPAICAEAFSLVSNLSPYSYDEGCLSSSQDHIPLAALPLLATSSPQYQEAVAAVIVRANQVFNDFIKSLDGATFSGQVCLIGDCVGGILGFDALCSSNQTVNESQNSSRRGSIVSVQDQDLLSPGIIINCGHGSSSPTLEGSRHLSRSNIDIPRASTGDDPKRQLPRKRSDSSTYELDTIKQHQAFLSSLHSSVLRSDAASRRSSSSTMLDGGSLGKFDFEVSDFFLFGSPLGLVLALRKTVIPMLDVAQLRPACQQVYNLFHPADPSASRLEPLLERKFHLLPPFNVPRYQRFPLGDGNSALLVAARWWGTKRLDFALYCPDALTAFPTVALPHLFHASYWESTDVVSFLLRQVMRHENPSILELDGKEVSEFTPSKPREKWLRKRTHVKIRNVTANHRVNDAVFTEDSQQVVTGRFMYGPLDMVTLAGEKVDLHIMTQPPSGEWVYFNTEVTNSSGRVSFLVPEDKRLGIGVYPVKMVVRGDHTFADSYLTVIPRGTEFVVFSIDGSFAASVSIMGSDPKVRAGAVDVVRHWQDLGYLIIYVTGRPDMQKQRVVAWLSQHNFPHGIVSFCDGLVHDPLRHKANFLKSLTEAHMKIFAGYGSTKDISVYTSIGLPSSQIYIVGRPTKKMQHQCQFITEGYAAHLSLLEYNHRSRPAKSSSARMVLRKSSFGLGANSDFLRKRNHLLRTISSQPSPTSPTGSLHNRPERTQSQSDSERLERERLDRAYGHSQGATQRSMSITASCWGRSSSTKLDPGILSPK, encoded by the exons ATGCTGATCAAGGAGTACCGCATCCCCATGCCCATGAGTGTGGAGGAGTACCGCATCGCCCAGCTCTACATGATCCAG aaaaaGAGCCGGGAGGAGAGCTGTGGAGAAGGTAGCGGAGTGGAGATCCTGGAAAACAAGCCCTACTCGGATGGACCGGGTGGGATCGGCCAGTACACCCACAAAGTTTACCACATTGGCATGCACATTCCGAGCTGGTTTCGCTCCATCCTGCCCAAAGCAGCTCTCAGAGTTGAAGAGGAGTCCTGGAACGCCTACCCTTACACCCGCACCAG ATACACCTGCCCCTTTGTTGAGAAGTTCTCCATTGACATTGAGACCTACTACAAGCCTGACACTGGAAGCCAAGCGGATGTCTTCAACCTGTCAGCTGCAGACAAGAGACAGAGGACGATCG ACCCCATCGATATCGTGACTGATCCAATCCCGCCCCATGAATACAAGCTAGAGGAGGACCCTCGCATTTACAAGTCAGCCAAGACGCAGCGGGGTCCGCTGCTGGACAACTGGATAGAGGACTACAACAACAACCCGGGGAAGACCCCGATCATGTGTGCCTACAAGCTGTGCAAGGTGGAATTCCGCTATTGGGGCATGCAGTCAAAGATCGAGCGGTTTATCCACGATGTTG gCTTGAGAAAGGTGATGGTGCGTGCCCACCGGCAGGCCTGGTGCTGGCAGGACGAATGGTACGGTCTGACCATGGAAGATATCcggcagctggagctggagaccCAGCTGACCCTGGCCAAGAAGATGGCCCAGTTCAGCCAGGCGGAGGAGGCCACCGAGGCCAACGGTGGGACGCCGTCGCCCGACAAGGAGCAGGAGGCTAAAGAAGCCATCAGTTCTATTGAAGCTGAGGAAGTGGTGGTCCGATCCCCGGGAGAGACTCTCCAGCCTCGAGGTGTGCTCACCAAACAGTGGTCTACATCTTCACGATCGTCACGCTCGTCCAAGAGAGGTG CGAGCCCGTCACGCCACAGCCTCTCGGAGTGGAGGATGCAGAGCATCGCCAGGGACTCTGAAGACAGCTCGGACGAGGAGTTCTTCGACGCGCACG AGGATCTGTCAGAGGGCGAGGAGATTTTCCCAAAAGAGATTGCCAAGTGGAATTCCAACGACCTCATGGATAAGATCGAAGCAGCGGACGCAGAAGAAGCCCCAG GCGGACTCTTCAAAGAGATGACGGTGGACTACGAGAGAGCGGCCACGGAGGACAGACTGGACGAG ATGCGTGGCACAGTTAGAGACCAGGCCAATAGCTCTCCCATTCCCACCATCACAGTCACCAGGCACCAGTCA GAGGCTTCGTCCCAGCAGTGCCTGCAGCCGTCAAAGATCCATGTTCTGATCCTGGTTCTGCATGGTGGGAGGATCCTGGACACGGGCGGAGGTGACCAGAGCAGCAAGCAGGCCGACGTCAACACAATCAGCACCGCTTTCGACACAGTCATGCGTGTTCACTACCCCGCGGCGCTGGGACGCATCGCCATCCGCTTGGTGCCCTGCCCTGCCATCTGCGCGGAGGCCTTCTCCCTCGTATCCAA CCTGAGCCCGTACAGCTACGACGAGGGCTGTTTGTCCAGCAGCCAAGACCACATCCCCCTGGCAGCCCTGCCACTCCTGGCCACCTCCTCTCCTCAGTACCAGGAAGCCGTGGCGGCGGTCATCGTGCGAGCCAACCAAGTGTTCAATGACTTCATCAAGTCTCTGGATGGAGCGACCTTCTCTGGCCAG GTTTGCCTCATTGGGGACTGTGTTGGTGGAATCCTGGGGTTCGATGCTCTATGCAGCAGCAACCAGACCGTCAATGAAAGCCAGAACAGCAgccgcagaggcagcattgtcaGTGTTCAG GACCAGGACCTGCTTTCTCCCGGCATCATCATCAACTGCGGTCACGGATCGTCCTCTCCTACCCTGGAGGGCAGCCGCCACCTCAGCCGCAGCAACATCGACATCCCTCGTGCCAGCACCGGCGACGACCCCAAGAGACAGCTGCCGCGGAAGAGGAGCGACTCCTCGACCTACGAGCTGGACACCATCAAGCAGCACCAAGCTTTTCTGTCCAG CTTACACTCCAGTGTGCTGCGAAGTGACGCAGCCTCAAGGAGGTCGAGCAGCAGCACCATGTTGGACGGTGGCTCCCTGGGGAAGTTTGACTTTGAGGTGTCCGACTTCTTCCTGTTCGGCTCTCCCCTGGGACTGGTGCTGGCTCTGAGGAAGACTGTCATACCCATGCTGGATG TGGCCCAACTGCGGCCCGCCTGCCAGCAGGTCTACAACTTGTTCCATCCCGCTGATCCGTCTGCCTCTCGCCTGGAGCCTCTTCTGGAGAGGAAGTTTCACCTCCTGCCTCCCTTCAACGTTCCCCGCTACCAGCGCTTTCCTCTGGGAGATGGAAACTCAGCTCTCCTGG TTGCCGCTCGCTGGTGGGGGACCAAACGGCTGGATTTCGCCCTCTACTGCCCAGACGCACTGACCGCCTTCCCCACCGTGGCGTTACCTCATCTCTTCCACGCATCCTACTGGGAGTCTACGGATGTGGTGTCCTTCCTCCTGAGACAG GTCATGCGGCATGAGAACCCCAGCATCCTCGAGCTTGATGGCAAAGAGGTGTCTGAATTCACTCCCTCCAAAcccagagagaagtggcttcgCAAGAGAACTCACGTGAAAATCAGG AACGTGACCGCAAACCATCGTGTTAACGACGCCGTGTTCACCGAAGACAGCCAGCAGGTGGTGACCGGCCGCTTTATGTACGGACCTTTGGACATGGTGACTTTGGCTGGAGAAAAG GTGGATCTGCACATCATGACGCAGCCTCCGTCCGGGGAGTGGGTCTACTTCAACACTGAGGTGACCAACAGCAGCGGCCGAGTGTCCTTCCTCGTCCCGGAGGACAAACGTTTGGGAATCGGGGTGTACCCGGTTAAAATGGTGGTCAG GGGTGACCACACGTTCGCCGACAGCTACTTGACCGTTATCCCTCGGGGAACCGAGTTTGTGGTGTTCAGCATCGACGGCTCCTTCGCTGCAAGCGTGTCGATCATGGGAAGCGACCCCAAAGTGCGGGCGGGAGCTGTGGATGTCGTCAG GCACTGGCAGGATTTGGGCTACCTGATCATTTATGTTACCGGACGGCCGGACATGCAGAAGCAGCGGGTCGTGGCCTGGCTGTCTCAGCACAACTTCCCGCATGGCATCGTCTCCTTCTGTGACGGCTTGGTTCACGACCCACTACGACACAAAGCCAACTTCCTCAAGTCACTGACAGAG GCCCATATGAAGATTTTCGCTGGCTACGGCTCCACCAAAGACATTTCTGTCTACACCTCCATCGGCCTGCCCTCCTCTCAGATATACATTGTTGGCCGACCCACCAAGAAGATGCAGCACCAGTGTCAG TTCATCACCGAGGGCTACGCCGCACACCTGTCTCTGCTGGAGTACAACCATCGCTCTCGACCCGCCAAGTCCAGCAGCGCTCGCATGGTGCTGCGCAAGAGCAGCTTCGGCCTGGGAGCCAACAGTGACTTCCTCAGGAAGCGGAACCACCTGCTGCGCACCATCTCCTCCCAGCCCTCTCCTACCTCCCCCACTGGAAGCCTCCACAACAGGCCGGAGCGCACGCAAAGCCAGTCGGACAGCGAGCGGCTGGAGAGAGAGCGGCTGGATCGAGCGTACGGCCACAGCCAGGGGGCGACGCAGCGCAGCATGAGCATCACAGCCAGCTGCTGGggtcgcagcagcagcaccaagcTGGACCCGGGGATCCTCAGCCCCAAGTGA
- the LOC128762135 gene encoding membrane-associated phosphatidylinositol transfer protein 2-like isoform X1, with amino-acid sequence MLIKEYRIPMPMSVEEYRIAQLYMIQKKSREESCGEGSGVEILENKPYSDGPGGIGQYTHKVYHIGMHIPSWFRSILPKAALRVEEESWNAYPYTRTRYTCPFVEKFSIDIETYYKPDTGSQADVFNLSAADKRQRTIDPIDIVTDPIPPHEYKLEEDPRIYKSAKTQRGPLLDNWIEDYNNNPGKTPIMCAYKLCKVEFRYWGMQSKIERFIHDVGLRKVMVRAHRQAWCWQDEWYGLTMEDIRQLELETQLTLAKKMAQFSQAEEATEANGGTPSPDKEQEAKEAISSIEAEEVVVRSPGETLQPRGVLTKQWSTSSRSSRSSKRGASPSRHSLSEWRMQSIARDSEDSSDEEFFDAHEDLSEGEEIFPKEIAKWNSNDLMDKIEAADAEEAPGGLFKEMTVDYERAATEDRLDEMRGTVRDQANSSPIPTITVTRHQSEASSQQCLQPSKIHVLILVLHGGRILDTGGGDQSSKQADVNTISTAFDTVMRVHYPAALGRIAIRLVPCPAICAEAFSLVSNLSPYSYDEGCLSSSQDHIPLAALPLLATSSPQYQEAVAAVIVRANQVFNDFIKSLDGATFSGQVCLIGDCVGGILGFDALCSSNQTVNESQNSSRRGSIVSVQDQDLLSPGIIINCGHGSSSPTLEGSRHLSRSNIDIPRASTGDDPKRQLPRKRSDSSTYELDTIKQHQAFLSSLHSSVLRSDAASRRSSSSTMLDGGSLGKFDFEVSDFFLFGSPLGLVLALRKTVIPMLDVAQLRPACQQVYNLFHPADPSASRLEPLLERKFHLLPPFNVPRYQRFPLGDGNSALLVETVQSNTQLLLDSGPPLSLRCQETISETCIPVPVLNWQEGSLKATPATMDSDVVQSHGGVFMDSSYPSSPVTGPFSRGQRRSSEVSIASQVSGMADSYTATNIANTISSKLNTSKSFSLLSQLALTSQNKFFLKSPPKSRKKAVVPAVPDEADPVEVLECDPETCDDLSPSAQYENCPSAGLDSAICDLVSLDSQAEVEQVAARWWGTKRLDFALYCPDALTAFPTVALPHLFHASYWESTDVVSFLLRQVMRHENPSILELDGKEVSEFTPSKPREKWLRKRTHVKIRNVTANHRVNDAVFTEDSQQVVTGRFMYGPLDMVTLAGEKVDLHIMTQPPSGEWVYFNTEVTNSSGRVSFLVPEDKRLGIGVYPVKMVVRGDHTFADSYLTVIPRGTEFVVFSIDGSFAASVSIMGSDPKVRAGAVDVVRHWQDLGYLIIYVTGRPDMQKQRVVAWLSQHNFPHGIVSFCDGLVHDPLRHKANFLKSLTEAHMKIFAGYGSTKDISVYTSIGLPSSQIYIVGRPTKKMQHQCQFITEGYAAHLSLLEYNHRSRPAKSSSARMVLRKSSFGLGANSDFLRKRNHLLRTISSQPSPTSPTGSLHNRPERTQSQSDSERLERERLDRAYGHSQGATQRSMSITASCWGRSSSTKLDPGILSPK; translated from the exons ATGCTGATCAAGGAGTACCGCATCCCCATGCCCATGAGTGTGGAGGAGTACCGCATCGCCCAGCTCTACATGATCCAG aaaaaGAGCCGGGAGGAGAGCTGTGGAGAAGGTAGCGGAGTGGAGATCCTGGAAAACAAGCCCTACTCGGATGGACCGGGTGGGATCGGCCAGTACACCCACAAAGTTTACCACATTGGCATGCACATTCCGAGCTGGTTTCGCTCCATCCTGCCCAAAGCAGCTCTCAGAGTTGAAGAGGAGTCCTGGAACGCCTACCCTTACACCCGCACCAG ATACACCTGCCCCTTTGTTGAGAAGTTCTCCATTGACATTGAGACCTACTACAAGCCTGACACTGGAAGCCAAGCGGATGTCTTCAACCTGTCAGCTGCAGACAAGAGACAGAGGACGATCG ACCCCATCGATATCGTGACTGATCCAATCCCGCCCCATGAATACAAGCTAGAGGAGGACCCTCGCATTTACAAGTCAGCCAAGACGCAGCGGGGTCCGCTGCTGGACAACTGGATAGAGGACTACAACAACAACCCGGGGAAGACCCCGATCATGTGTGCCTACAAGCTGTGCAAGGTGGAATTCCGCTATTGGGGCATGCAGTCAAAGATCGAGCGGTTTATCCACGATGTTG gCTTGAGAAAGGTGATGGTGCGTGCCCACCGGCAGGCCTGGTGCTGGCAGGACGAATGGTACGGTCTGACCATGGAAGATATCcggcagctggagctggagaccCAGCTGACCCTGGCCAAGAAGATGGCCCAGTTCAGCCAGGCGGAGGAGGCCACCGAGGCCAACGGTGGGACGCCGTCGCCCGACAAGGAGCAGGAGGCTAAAGAAGCCATCAGTTCTATTGAAGCTGAGGAAGTGGTGGTCCGATCCCCGGGAGAGACTCTCCAGCCTCGAGGTGTGCTCACCAAACAGTGGTCTACATCTTCACGATCGTCACGCTCGTCCAAGAGAGGTG CGAGCCCGTCACGCCACAGCCTCTCGGAGTGGAGGATGCAGAGCATCGCCAGGGACTCTGAAGACAGCTCGGACGAGGAGTTCTTCGACGCGCACG AGGATCTGTCAGAGGGCGAGGAGATTTTCCCAAAAGAGATTGCCAAGTGGAATTCCAACGACCTCATGGATAAGATCGAAGCAGCGGACGCAGAAGAAGCCCCAG GCGGACTCTTCAAAGAGATGACGGTGGACTACGAGAGAGCGGCCACGGAGGACAGACTGGACGAG ATGCGTGGCACAGTTAGAGACCAGGCCAATAGCTCTCCCATTCCCACCATCACAGTCACCAGGCACCAGTCA GAGGCTTCGTCCCAGCAGTGCCTGCAGCCGTCAAAGATCCATGTTCTGATCCTGGTTCTGCATGGTGGGAGGATCCTGGACACGGGCGGAGGTGACCAGAGCAGCAAGCAGGCCGACGTCAACACAATCAGCACCGCTTTCGACACAGTCATGCGTGTTCACTACCCCGCGGCGCTGGGACGCATCGCCATCCGCTTGGTGCCCTGCCCTGCCATCTGCGCGGAGGCCTTCTCCCTCGTATCCAA CCTGAGCCCGTACAGCTACGACGAGGGCTGTTTGTCCAGCAGCCAAGACCACATCCCCCTGGCAGCCCTGCCACTCCTGGCCACCTCCTCTCCTCAGTACCAGGAAGCCGTGGCGGCGGTCATCGTGCGAGCCAACCAAGTGTTCAATGACTTCATCAAGTCTCTGGATGGAGCGACCTTCTCTGGCCAG GTTTGCCTCATTGGGGACTGTGTTGGTGGAATCCTGGGGTTCGATGCTCTATGCAGCAGCAACCAGACCGTCAATGAAAGCCAGAACAGCAgccgcagaggcagcattgtcaGTGTTCAG GACCAGGACCTGCTTTCTCCCGGCATCATCATCAACTGCGGTCACGGATCGTCCTCTCCTACCCTGGAGGGCAGCCGCCACCTCAGCCGCAGCAACATCGACATCCCTCGTGCCAGCACCGGCGACGACCCCAAGAGACAGCTGCCGCGGAAGAGGAGCGACTCCTCGACCTACGAGCTGGACACCATCAAGCAGCACCAAGCTTTTCTGTCCAG CTTACACTCCAGTGTGCTGCGAAGTGACGCAGCCTCAAGGAGGTCGAGCAGCAGCACCATGTTGGACGGTGGCTCCCTGGGGAAGTTTGACTTTGAGGTGTCCGACTTCTTCCTGTTCGGCTCTCCCCTGGGACTGGTGCTGGCTCTGAGGAAGACTGTCATACCCATGCTGGATG TGGCCCAACTGCGGCCCGCCTGCCAGCAGGTCTACAACTTGTTCCATCCCGCTGATCCGTCTGCCTCTCGCCTGGAGCCTCTTCTGGAGAGGAAGTTTCACCTCCTGCCTCCCTTCAACGTTCCCCGCTACCAGCGCTTTCCTCTGGGAGATGGAAACTCAGCTCTCCTGG TTGAGACAGTCCAGAGCaacactcagctgctgctggacagtgGACCTCCTCTGTCCCTCCGCTGTCAGGAGACCATCAGTGAGACCTGCATCCCTGTCCCCGTGCTAAACTGGCAAGAGGGCTCCCTCAAAGCCACACCTGCCACTATGGACT CGGATGTTGTTCAGTCTCATGGTGGTGTCTTCATGGACAGTTCGTACCCATCATCCCCTGTCACGGGCCCCTTCTCCCGGGGCCAGCGGAGGTCAAGTGAGGTCAGCATTGCCAGCCAGGTCTCAGGAATGGCAGACAGTTACACTGCCACCAACATAGCCAACA CCATCTCATCCAAATTAAACACCTCCAAATCCTTCAGCCTTTTATCCCAACTGGCCCTAACGTCACAAAACAAATTCTTCCTGAAAAGTCCGCCCAAATCTCGTAAGAAAGCCGTGGTCCCAGCAGTACCCGACGAAGCTGATCCAGTCGAAGTGCTGGAATGCGATCCAGAGACTTGTGACGATCTGAGTCCCTCTGCTCAGTACGAGAACTGCCCGTCAGCGGGGCTGGACTCGGCTATTTGTGATCTGGTCTCGCTGGACTCCCAAGCTGAAGTGGAGCAAG TTGCCGCTCGCTGGTGGGGGACCAAACGGCTGGATTTCGCCCTCTACTGCCCAGACGCACTGACCGCCTTCCCCACCGTGGCGTTACCTCATCTCTTCCACGCATCCTACTGGGAGTCTACGGATGTGGTGTCCTTCCTCCTGAGACAG GTCATGCGGCATGAGAACCCCAGCATCCTCGAGCTTGATGGCAAAGAGGTGTCTGAATTCACTCCCTCCAAAcccagagagaagtggcttcgCAAGAGAACTCACGTGAAAATCAGG AACGTGACCGCAAACCATCGTGTTAACGACGCCGTGTTCACCGAAGACAGCCAGCAGGTGGTGACCGGCCGCTTTATGTACGGACCTTTGGACATGGTGACTTTGGCTGGAGAAAAG GTGGATCTGCACATCATGACGCAGCCTCCGTCCGGGGAGTGGGTCTACTTCAACACTGAGGTGACCAACAGCAGCGGCCGAGTGTCCTTCCTCGTCCCGGAGGACAAACGTTTGGGAATCGGGGTGTACCCGGTTAAAATGGTGGTCAG GGGTGACCACACGTTCGCCGACAGCTACTTGACCGTTATCCCTCGGGGAACCGAGTTTGTGGTGTTCAGCATCGACGGCTCCTTCGCTGCAAGCGTGTCGATCATGGGAAGCGACCCCAAAGTGCGGGCGGGAGCTGTGGATGTCGTCAG GCACTGGCAGGATTTGGGCTACCTGATCATTTATGTTACCGGACGGCCGGACATGCAGAAGCAGCGGGTCGTGGCCTGGCTGTCTCAGCACAACTTCCCGCATGGCATCGTCTCCTTCTGTGACGGCTTGGTTCACGACCCACTACGACACAAAGCCAACTTCCTCAAGTCACTGACAGAG GCCCATATGAAGATTTTCGCTGGCTACGGCTCCACCAAAGACATTTCTGTCTACACCTCCATCGGCCTGCCCTCCTCTCAGATATACATTGTTGGCCGACCCACCAAGAAGATGCAGCACCAGTGTCAG TTCATCACCGAGGGCTACGCCGCACACCTGTCTCTGCTGGAGTACAACCATCGCTCTCGACCCGCCAAGTCCAGCAGCGCTCGCATGGTGCTGCGCAAGAGCAGCTTCGGCCTGGGAGCCAACAGTGACTTCCTCAGGAAGCGGAACCACCTGCTGCGCACCATCTCCTCCCAGCCCTCTCCTACCTCCCCCACTGGAAGCCTCCACAACAGGCCGGAGCGCACGCAAAGCCAGTCGGACAGCGAGCGGCTGGAGAGAGAGCGGCTGGATCGAGCGTACGGCCACAGCCAGGGGGCGACGCAGCGCAGCATGAGCATCACAGCCAGCTGCTGGggtcgcagcagcagcaccaagcTGGACCCGGGGATCCTCAGCCCCAAGTGA